A single genomic interval of Antarcticibacterium arcticum harbors:
- a CDS encoding TolC family protein, translated as MIFKNIKIYASFFIFLLTASLWAQKQETQESYTFTLEEAIDFGLKNNYSSRIASKEVEKTLKQKWEIIAQGLPQISGNVDYQNYIKQPVTLIPAEIAGGEPGTFVPVRFGTKQNLGGTATWNQLIFDGSYIVGVQSAKTLLQISENAKIKTQQSVKEAIISAYANVLLAKESVSILENNVNSIDKNFQDTKKIFENGLAEEEDVEQLNITLLGLQNNLNRSRRMLGLSYEMLNLSLGIPVDTQVTLVEDLDSLAMKYYDLSLLAKEIPVEENIDYLIAENSAEAAKIFVRLEKAKALPSLTGFVNYGFQGFSESFTFFNKEQDYFTQSILGVSLNIPIFSSGLRSARTQQKQLEYEQALIDLDQTENRVRLEINSARNDYEFSLENYQTQKQNLELAQRIENKNQIKFFEGLGSSFELSEAQRQLFAAQQELLQSMLNVITTKTTLENLLDNSSYSNEK; from the coding sequence ATGATATTTAAAAACATAAAAATATACGCATCCTTCTTCATCTTCTTGCTTACCGCGTCCCTCTGGGCCCAGAAACAGGAAACACAAGAATCCTATACTTTCACCCTTGAGGAAGCAATTGATTTTGGTTTAAAAAACAATTATTCATCCAGGATAGCATCCAAAGAAGTGGAAAAGACTCTTAAGCAAAAATGGGAGATCATAGCTCAGGGATTACCTCAAATTTCCGGAAATGTAGATTACCAAAATTATATCAAACAACCGGTTACTTTGATACCCGCAGAGATTGCAGGAGGAGAACCGGGGACATTTGTTCCTGTAAGATTTGGGACTAAACAAAACCTTGGCGGCACCGCCACCTGGAATCAGTTAATTTTTGATGGTTCCTATATTGTTGGGGTGCAGTCTGCCAAAACCCTTTTGCAAATTTCAGAGAATGCAAAGATCAAAACACAACAATCTGTAAAAGAGGCGATAATTTCTGCTTACGCCAATGTCTTACTTGCCAAGGAAAGCGTAAGCATTCTGGAAAATAATGTGAATTCTATTGATAAGAATTTTCAGGACACAAAAAAAATCTTTGAAAATGGACTTGCTGAAGAAGAAGATGTGGAGCAATTGAATATCACGTTGCTGGGCCTTCAGAATAATTTAAACCGAAGCAGGAGAATGCTTGGTCTATCCTACGAAATGCTCAACCTTAGCCTTGGAATTCCTGTAGATACTCAGGTTACCCTTGTGGAAGACCTGGATTCTCTGGCTATGAAATATTATGACCTTAGTCTCCTGGCTAAAGAAATACCCGTAGAAGAAAATATAGATTACCTCATTGCCGAAAACAGTGCGGAAGCTGCCAAAATATTTGTAAGATTGGAAAAAGCCAAAGCGCTTCCAAGCCTTACAGGTTTTGTAAACTATGGATTTCAGGGCTTTAGTGAAAGTTTTACCTTTTTTAATAAGGAACAGGATTACTTTACCCAATCTATCCTGGGAGTGAGTTTAAATATTCCAATTTTTAGCAGTGGGCTGCGCAGTGCCCGGACCCAACAAAAACAATTGGAATATGAGCAGGCACTTATAGATCTGGATCAAACCGAAAACCGGGTAAGGCTTGAAATTAACAGTGCCCGGAATGATTATGAATTTAGCCTGGAAAATTACCAGACTCAAAAACAAAATCTTGAACTCGCGCAACGAATTGAGAACAAGAACCAGATCAAGTTCTTTGAAGGACTTGGCAGCAGCTTTGAATTAAGCGAAGCCCAAAGGCAGCTTTTCGCTGCCCAACAGGAATTACTTCAATCTATGTTAAACGTAATTACTACAAAAACCACTCTGGAAAACCTTCTGGATAATTCTTCCTATAGCAATGAAAAATAA
- a CDS encoding TetR/AcrR family transcriptional regulator has translation MKEQIINTSADLFLSLGFKSVTMDDIAQNMGISKKTIYAHFPTKTKLIEAVTLYVLQKITEGIEEIKSKSYNPIEELFKIKQFTTSYLKDEKSSPQFQLEKYYPKIYREVHKSNHHLISCSIEENLNRGIATGDYRSNIPVDFISKIYFVGITGIKNPSLFPPELQGLKILYDNFLEYHLRAIATPAGLEKLNQFITNDI, from the coding sequence GTGAAAGAACAAATAATAAATACTTCTGCCGATTTGTTCCTCTCCCTTGGTTTTAAGAGTGTGACAATGGATGATATTGCCCAAAATATGGGGATATCCAAGAAAACCATTTATGCCCACTTCCCCACCAAGACTAAATTAATAGAGGCGGTAACCCTATATGTACTGCAAAAGATCACAGAAGGAATTGAAGAGATAAAAAGTAAAAGCTACAACCCAATTGAGGAGCTTTTTAAGATCAAGCAATTTACCACCTCATATTTAAAGGACGAAAAGTCTTCTCCCCAATTTCAACTGGAAAAATATTATCCCAAGATCTACAGAGAAGTTCATAAAAGCAATCATCATCTTATTTCCTGTTCAATTGAGGAAAATCTCAATAGGGGAATCGCAACCGGAGATTACAGGTCTAACATCCCGGTTGATTTTATTAGCAAGATCTATTTTGTGGGGATTACCGGTATAAAAAATCCGTCACTTTTCCCGCCGGAATTGCAAGGATTGAAAATTCTTTATGACAACTTTCTGGAATATCACCTACGGGCCATTGCCACCCCGGCAGGTCTGGAAAAATTAAACCAATTCATTACAAATGATATTTAA
- a CDS encoding polyprenyl synthetase family protein, with translation MLSITQYREAFLEYLETAVTLKEPVNLYEPISYILHLGGKRLRPVLVLMSAEVFESSFKKALSASLAIEVFHNFSLVHDDIMDDAPLRRGKATVHERWDVNTGILSGDAMLIYSYQLLENYDGPIFKELLQLFNSTAMRVCEGQQYDVDFATQDDVEIKDYLKMIEYKTAVLVAAALQMGAIIAETTPQNKQAMYEFGRLLGIAFQLQDDYLDAFGDPETFGKQVGGDIIENKKTFLYLTALQMADAVEARQLEHLYSINPGEATAKIEAVKQIFENSGASLRAREEIKKYTNKAFEALEELDIPEDRKALLRDFGQDLMNREV, from the coding sequence ATGCTTAGCATTACACAATACCGGGAGGCCTTTCTGGAATATCTTGAAACTGCAGTAACTTTAAAAGAACCTGTAAATTTATACGAGCCCATAAGTTATATTCTCCATCTGGGAGGCAAAAGATTAAGGCCCGTATTGGTATTAATGTCTGCCGAAGTTTTTGAGAGTTCCTTCAAAAAAGCCCTGAGCGCCTCTCTTGCTATTGAAGTGTTTCATAATTTCTCGCTGGTTCATGATGATATTATGGATGATGCACCTCTGCGCCGTGGTAAAGCAACGGTACATGAACGGTGGGATGTAAATACAGGGATCCTTTCAGGAGATGCAATGCTTATTTATTCCTATCAGTTATTAGAAAATTACGATGGGCCTATCTTTAAGGAGTTGTTGCAATTATTTAATAGTACCGCTATGCGTGTGTGCGAGGGTCAGCAATACGATGTTGATTTTGCAACCCAGGATGATGTTGAGATTAAAGATTACCTTAAAATGATTGAATATAAAACAGCAGTATTGGTTGCGGCTGCCTTACAAATGGGGGCGATTATTGCGGAAACTACCCCCCAAAACAAACAGGCCATGTATGAGTTTGGCCGCTTGCTTGGGATAGCTTTTCAATTGCAGGATGATTATCTTGATGCTTTTGGTGATCCCGAAACTTTTGGCAAGCAGGTAGGCGGTGATATTATAGAGAATAAAAAGACCTTTTTATACCTTACTGCCCTTCAAATGGCAGATGCTGTAGAAGCAAGACAACTGGAACATTTATACTCGATAAACCCCGGGGAAGCTACCGCCAAAATCGAAGCGGTTAAGCAAATCTTTGAAAATAGCGGGGCATCACTGAGGGCTCGTGAGGAAATAAAGAAATATACCAATAAAGCATTTGAAGCGCTGGAGGAGCTTGATATTCCCGAGGACAGAAAGGCGTTATTACGGGATTTTGGCCAGGACCTTATGAACCGGGAAGTCTAA
- a CDS encoding alpha-ketoglutarate decarboxylase produces MPFKYLLLPFIFCILQTPSAFAQVEDSPAASTPNPFWSNVRFGGSLGLGFGNGYFNGSLAPSAIYDFNQYASAGIGISGAYAKQNNFKATSVGGSIIGMLRPIRAIQLSAEYEQLNISRRYELDGGNRKDTYWVPALFLGIGYNTGPVVTGIRYDVLHDSQKSFYSNALMPFVSIYF; encoded by the coding sequence ATGCCCTTTAAATATTTGCTTTTACCCTTTATTTTTTGTATTCTCCAAACGCCTTCTGCCTTTGCACAGGTAGAGGATTCTCCTGCGGCTTCAACGCCTAATCCATTTTGGAGCAATGTGCGGTTTGGAGGAAGTTTGGGGCTGGGATTTGGCAACGGCTATTTTAATGGCTCCCTCGCACCTTCTGCCATATATGATTTTAACCAGTATGCGTCTGCAGGAATTGGAATAAGCGGGGCTTATGCCAAACAGAATAACTTTAAAGCTACCAGTGTGGGCGGCAGTATCATTGGGATGTTACGTCCTATAAGGGCAATTCAACTTTCTGCCGAATATGAGCAGCTAAACATTTCGCGGCGCTATGAACTCGATGGCGGGAACAGGAAAGATACCTATTGGGTACCGGCTTTGTTTTTGGGTATAGGTTATAATACCGGGCCCGTAGTGACAGGTATTCGTTATGACGTACTTCATGATAGCCAGAAGAGTTTTTACAGCAACGCCCTCATGCCGTTTGTAAGTATTTATTTTTAG
- a CDS encoding 2-oxoglutarate dehydrogenase E1 component yields the protein MDRYSFLNAAHTSFFADLYDQYLENPDSVEPSWRAFFQGFDFGQNGDSSSVVETSEAGVTEEYCAPQLQNLQKEFRVIKLIEGYRTRGHLFTRTNPVRERRKYTPTLDIENFGLEQSDLDKVFDAGEVVGLGPSKLRDIIDHLSRIYCQSIGIEYMYIRKPEEIDWIQKKLNINDNHPDFTADQKKLILSRLNDAYSFETFLHTKYVGQKRFSVEGNESLIPALDAIIERAADLGVEDFVMGMAHRGRLNTLTNIFGKSAKDIFSEFDGKDYEQDIFDGDVKYHLGWTSCRKTRNGKEININIAPNPSHLETVGPVVQGIARAKQDRKFKGDYSKVLPIIVHGDAAISGQGVVYEVVQMAQLDGYKTGGTIHIVVNNQVGFTTNYLDGRSSTYCTDVAKVTLSPVLHVNADDAEAVVHAVLFALDFRMQFQRDVFIDLLGYRKYGHNEGDEPRFTQPKLYKAIGKHLNSRDIYAEQLIKSGVIDKSYVAKLEEDYKAKLESELEDSRKEEKTKITPFMQDEWEGFNDADETVMMQEVDTSIELSKLDDVAKVITKLPEDKKFLKKVAKLIEARNTMYFETNQLDWAMAEMLAYGSLMTEGYNVRMSGQDVERGTFSHRHAVVKVEDSEEEIIMHNNIPGKKGDFSVFNSLLSEYAVVGFDYGYAMASPKTLTIWEAQFGDFVNGAQIMMDQYISAAEDKWKLQNGLVMFLPHGYEGQGAEHSSGRMERFLQLCATDNMFVADVTTPANMFHLLRKQMKVDYRKPLIIFTPKSLLRHPKVVSTKEEFAQGSFQPVIDDPQADVNKVKSLVFCTGKFYYDLIEEREKNGRDDVAFVRVEQLFPLPSEKMKEIIAKYKNADDLVWAQEEPRNMGAYSHMLMHFEEAKNFRISSRRFYGSPAAGSSVRFKKRHEKVIESVFDKTMV from the coding sequence ATGGATAGATACTCTTTTCTTAACGCCGCACATACTAGCTTCTTTGCAGATCTTTACGATCAATATCTTGAAAATCCCGATAGTGTTGAACCAAGTTGGAGAGCTTTTTTCCAGGGTTTTGATTTTGGACAAAATGGGGATTCCTCCTCTGTAGTAGAAACCTCTGAAGCAGGGGTAACCGAGGAATACTGTGCCCCGCAATTACAAAATCTTCAAAAAGAATTTCGGGTTATAAAATTAATAGAAGGTTACCGTACCCGCGGGCATTTATTTACCCGCACCAATCCTGTAAGGGAAAGAAGAAAATACACCCCAACCCTGGATATTGAAAATTTTGGTCTCGAGCAAAGTGACCTTGATAAGGTTTTTGATGCAGGAGAAGTAGTAGGGCTGGGGCCGTCGAAACTGCGTGATATTATAGACCATTTATCAAGGATCTATTGCCAGTCTATAGGGATTGAATATATGTATATTCGTAAACCTGAAGAAATTGACTGGATTCAGAAAAAATTAAATATCAACGATAATCATCCGGATTTCACTGCCGATCAGAAAAAGCTGATTCTTTCCAGACTGAACGATGCCTATTCATTTGAAACATTTTTACATACAAAATATGTAGGGCAAAAAAGATTTTCGGTTGAAGGAAATGAGAGTTTGATCCCTGCCCTGGACGCTATAATTGAAAGAGCTGCAGATCTTGGGGTAGAGGATTTTGTAATGGGAATGGCCCATCGCGGAAGGTTAAACACGCTTACCAATATTTTTGGAAAAAGTGCCAAAGATATATTTAGTGAATTTGACGGGAAGGATTACGAGCAGGATATTTTTGACGGAGACGTTAAATACCACCTGGGATGGACCAGTTGTCGTAAAACCCGTAACGGAAAAGAAATAAATATAAATATTGCCCCAAACCCTTCTCACCTGGAAACAGTTGGACCTGTTGTTCAAGGGATAGCGCGTGCAAAACAAGATCGAAAGTTCAAAGGAGATTACTCTAAAGTACTACCAATCATTGTTCATGGAGATGCTGCTATTTCAGGCCAGGGAGTTGTATATGAGGTAGTGCAGATGGCACAGCTCGACGGTTACAAGACCGGCGGTACCATTCACATTGTGGTTAACAACCAGGTTGGATTTACCACAAACTATCTTGATGGCCGTTCTTCCACCTATTGTACAGATGTTGCCAAAGTTACGCTATCTCCCGTACTTCATGTAAATGCCGATGATGCAGAAGCTGTGGTTCACGCAGTGCTTTTTGCGTTAGATTTCAGGATGCAGTTTCAAAGAGACGTGTTTATAGACCTGCTGGGTTATAGAAAATATGGGCATAATGAAGGGGATGAGCCCCGGTTTACCCAGCCAAAATTATATAAGGCAATTGGAAAACATTTAAATTCAAGGGATATCTATGCAGAGCAGCTAATAAAAAGCGGAGTGATAGATAAAAGCTATGTAGCCAAACTTGAAGAAGATTATAAAGCTAAACTGGAATCTGAACTTGAGGATTCCCGTAAGGAAGAAAAAACCAAGATCACTCCATTTATGCAGGATGAGTGGGAAGGTTTTAACGATGCAGATGAAACCGTGATGATGCAGGAAGTTGATACCAGTATTGAACTTTCAAAACTGGATGATGTCGCAAAAGTTATTACCAAACTTCCTGAAGACAAGAAGTTCCTTAAAAAGGTTGCCAAACTTATTGAAGCCCGCAATACCATGTATTTTGAAACCAACCAGTTGGATTGGGCAATGGCAGAAATGTTGGCTTACGGGTCCCTAATGACTGAAGGATACAATGTTCGTATGAGTGGCCAGGATGTGGAGAGAGGAACTTTCTCTCACCGGCATGCCGTGGTAAAAGTAGAAGATAGTGAGGAGGAGATCATAATGCACAACAATATTCCCGGAAAAAAAGGAGATTTTTCTGTATTTAACTCCCTGCTTTCAGAATATGCTGTAGTAGGATTTGATTATGGCTATGCAATGGCCAGTCCTAAAACTTTGACCATTTGGGAGGCCCAGTTTGGGGATTTTGTGAATGGAGCCCAAATAATGATGGACCAATACATTTCTGCGGCTGAGGATAAATGGAAATTGCAAAATGGACTCGTAATGTTCCTTCCGCATGGATATGAAGGACAGGGAGCCGAGCATTCCTCCGGGAGAATGGAGCGTTTCCTTCAACTTTGTGCAACAGATAACATGTTTGTGGCAGATGTTACAACCCCTGCCAATATGTTCCACTTGTTGAGAAAACAAATGAAAGTAGACTATAGAAAACCTTTGATCATATTTACTCCTAAAAGTTTACTAAGGCATCCTAAGGTGGTATCAACTAAAGAAGAATTTGCCCAGGGAAGTTTTCAGCCTGTTATTGACGATCCTCAGGCCGATGTAAATAAGGTAAAATCCCTGGTTTTTTGTACCGGTAAGTTTTATTATGATTTAATAGAAGAGCGCGAGAAAAACGGAAGGGATGATGTAGCTTTTGTAAGGGTAGAACAATTATTCCCCTTACCTTCAGAAAAAATGAAAGAGATCATTGCAAAATATAAAAATGCCGATGATTTGGTTTGGGCACAGGAAGAACCCCGAAATATGGGAGCTTACAGTCACATGTTAATGCATTTTGAGGAAGCCAAAAACTTCAGGATTTCCAGCAGAAGATTCTATGGTTCACCTGCAGCCGGAAGTTCAGTAAGATTTAAAAAGCGTCACGAAAAAGTTATAGAAAGTGTTTTTGATAAAACCATGGTTTAA
- the odhB gene encoding 2-oxoglutarate dehydrogenase complex dihydrolipoyllysine-residue succinyltransferase yields the protein MALEMKVPSPGESITEVEIAQWLVEDGDYVEKDQAIAEVDSDKATLELPAEASGIITLMAEEGDAVAVGAVVCLIDTDAKKPGGEEKAEKPSGDEGSADASEKELAKENEKETPKKDSEKAAPEERKETKSPSSDKKETYATGTPSPAARKILDEKGIDSKSVSGSGRDGRITKEDAIEAKASMGTPGRGKRGEERKKMSMLRRKVAERLVSVKNETAMLTTFNEVDMSAIFSLRKQYKDEFKDRHGVGLGFMSFFTLAIVRALDLYPDVNSMIDGDFQVKHDFKDISIAVSGPKGLMVPVIRNAENLGFRGVEDEVKRLALRARDGQITVDEMTGGTFTITNGGVFGSMLSTPIINPPQSAILGMHNIVDRPVAIDGHVEIRPIMYVALSYDHRIIDGRESVGFLVAVKEALENPEELLMDNDAKRALEL from the coding sequence ATGGCTTTAGAAATGAAAGTTCCTTCTCCGGGAGAATCAATAACCGAAGTAGAAATAGCTCAATGGCTTGTTGAAGATGGAGATTATGTAGAAAAAGACCAGGCAATAGCTGAAGTTGATAGTGATAAGGCAACTTTAGAATTACCTGCCGAGGCAAGTGGTATTATTACTTTAATGGCCGAAGAGGGTGATGCTGTAGCAGTTGGAGCAGTGGTTTGCCTTATAGATACCGATGCGAAAAAACCGGGAGGGGAAGAAAAAGCTGAAAAGCCAAGCGGGGATGAGGGATCTGCAGATGCATCAGAAAAGGAGCTGGCTAAAGAAAATGAAAAAGAAACTCCAAAGAAGGACAGTGAAAAGGCAGCTCCTGAAGAAAGGAAAGAAACTAAATCTCCGTCTTCAGATAAAAAGGAAACATATGCTACAGGCACTCCGTCTCCTGCAGCCAGAAAAATACTGGATGAAAAAGGAATTGATTCTAAATCTGTAAGTGGTTCGGGTCGTGATGGCAGGATCACCAAAGAGGATGCTATAGAGGCCAAAGCTTCTATGGGTACCCCGGGCCGTGGAAAACGAGGTGAGGAGCGCAAAAAAATGTCCATGCTTCGCCGCAAAGTGGCAGAAAGACTGGTAAGCGTAAAGAATGAAACAGCTATGCTTACTACCTTTAATGAGGTTGACATGTCCGCAATCTTTTCTTTACGGAAACAATATAAGGACGAGTTTAAGGACAGGCATGGAGTGGGATTAGGATTTATGTCCTTTTTTACTCTTGCAATTGTTAGGGCATTAGACCTGTATCCCGATGTAAATTCAATGATAGATGGTGATTTCCAGGTAAAACACGATTTTAAAGATATTAGTATAGCGGTTTCAGGACCAAAAGGACTAATGGTACCGGTTATAAGAAATGCAGAGAATCTTGGTTTTAGAGGGGTAGAAGATGAGGTAAAGCGTTTGGCGCTAAGAGCAAGAGATGGACAAATTACTGTAGATGAAATGACGGGAGGAACATTTACTATTACTAATGGTGGTGTATTTGGTTCTATGTTATCTACACCTATTATTAATCCGCCGCAAAGTGCGATCCTTGGAATGCATAATATTGTAGACAGGCCGGTTGCGATAGACGGGCACGTAGAGATACGTCCTATTATGTATGTGGCTTTGTCTTATGATCATAGGATAATAGACGGCAGAGAATCTGTTGGATTCCTTGTTGCAGTGAAAGAAGCCCTGGAAAATCCTGAGGAATTATTGATGGATAATGATGCTAAAAGGGCATTGGAACTATAA
- a CDS encoding retropepsin-like aspartic protease has translation MASLKKLMEGKGYNRVKLKYTETNHFELVARINKIEGNFILDTGASSSCVGFEAVEHFNLLAEDSEIRAAGAGATNMLTRIAQQNTIEIKGWKKKKIDLVLFDLTHVNEALVNHKAEKVHGIIGADILRGGKAVIDYKNKALYLK, from the coding sequence ATGGCGTCTTTAAAAAAACTGATGGAGGGAAAAGGCTATAATCGGGTAAAACTTAAGTATACTGAAACAAACCATTTTGAGCTGGTTGCCAGGATCAATAAAATAGAAGGAAATTTTATTCTGGATACGGGAGCTTCAAGTTCCTGTGTAGGATTTGAGGCTGTGGAACATTTTAATTTACTGGCTGAAGATAGTGAAATAAGAGCCGCGGGAGCGGGAGCCACCAATATGCTCACCAGGATAGCGCAACAAAACACTATTGAGATCAAAGGATGGAAAAAGAAAAAAATTGATCTGGTATTGTTTGATCTTACCCATGTGAACGAGGCCCTTGTAAACCATAAAGCCGAAAAAGTTCACGGGATCATTGGTGCAGATATCCTAAGGGGTGGCAAAGCGGTAATTGATTATAAGAATAAAGCACTCTATTTGAAATAA
- a CDS encoding TatD family hydrolase gives MILTDTHTHLYSKDFDRDRKDMIRKALDKQVTRFFIPAIDSSHTQSMYDLEKEFPDNIFLMMGLHPTSVKENFEDELKHVEEEFSRRKFYAVGETGIDLYWDKSFLEQQQEAFTRQIRLAKKYNLPVVIHCRDAFDEIFEVLEKEKGDGLSGIFHCFTGNQEQAVRALSYNMKLGIGGVVTFKNGGIDKFLGEIPLENIVLETDSPYLAPAPYRGKRNESSYIEIIATKVAGIYGIDLNKVAEVTTQNSRDIFKV, from the coding sequence ATGATATTAACCGATACGCATACTCATTTATATAGCAAAGATTTTGACAGGGATAGAAAGGATATGATCCGGAAAGCCCTGGATAAACAGGTAACCCGATTTTTTATTCCTGCTATAGATTCTTCCCATACCCAAAGTATGTATGATCTTGAAAAGGAGTTTCCTGATAATATCTTTTTAATGATGGGCCTGCATCCAACCTCGGTCAAGGAAAACTTTGAAGATGAGCTGAAGCATGTAGAAGAGGAGTTCTCGCGAAGGAAGTTCTATGCAGTAGGGGAAACAGGTATAGATCTTTATTGGGACAAATCATTTCTTGAGCAACAACAGGAGGCTTTTACCCGGCAAATAAGGCTTGCCAAAAAATATAATTTGCCTGTGGTAATCCATTGCCGCGATGCCTTTGATGAGATCTTTGAAGTTTTGGAAAAAGAAAAAGGGGACGGTCTATCTGGAATCTTCCATTGCTTTACCGGCAATCAAGAGCAGGCAGTCCGGGCGCTTTCCTATAATATGAAATTAGGAATAGGAGGGGTGGTTACTTTTAAAAACGGGGGTATTGATAAATTTTTGGGGGAGATCCCACTGGAAAATATTGTATTGGAAACAGATTCCCCATACCTGGCACCGGCGCCATACCGTGGTAAAAGAAATGAAAGTTCGTATATTGAAATTATTGCCACTAAAGTTGCCGGAATATATGGGATAGACCTCAATAAAGTTGCCGAGGTCACCACTCAAAACTCCCGGGACATATTTAAAGTGTAA
- a CDS encoding 1-acyl-sn-glycerol-3-phosphate acyltransferase, which produces MSNFEEIRFYHDHEVQPALKQYVKHPMVKALLQFTFPEKPFEEIEEIALSCNSIRDFQTKIIYSSVQRVLEKSSEGLSYSGFDKLKSDESYMFISNHRDIILDTSLLNCVLYEQGLIMTASAIGDNLVKKPFLLLLSRINRNFLVQRGLGPREMLKSSQNLSEYIRHLLLEENRSVWMAQREGRTKDGNDTTQQGVLKMLAMAKGDMSIAEYFTRIKIVPVAISYEFDPTDVLKMPEIMAKRMETTYTKSANEDFNSIMQGALGNKGRIHIKAGNVLDSSWFEKIESEQTSTNDLLKAIAAAIDDNVHKNYKLWPANYIALDLLNNNDTYSSHYTLKEKRQFERRLSRRIDVKNALEVNSYLLMYANPVINLEVLNENKI; this is translated from the coding sequence GTGTCAAACTTTGAAGAAATAAGATTCTATCACGATCATGAAGTGCAACCTGCGCTTAAGCAATATGTGAAACATCCCATGGTGAAAGCCTTGCTTCAATTCACCTTTCCGGAGAAACCTTTTGAGGAAATTGAAGAGATTGCATTATCCTGTAATTCTATTAGGGATTTTCAAACAAAAATAATTTACAGTAGCGTACAAAGAGTCCTGGAAAAAAGTTCAGAAGGCTTAAGTTACAGTGGTTTTGATAAGCTGAAAAGCGATGAGTCCTATATGTTCATCTCCAACCACCGCGACATTATACTTGATACAAGTTTACTTAATTGTGTACTGTATGAGCAGGGATTAATCATGACTGCATCGGCCATTGGAGATAACCTCGTAAAAAAACCATTTCTTTTATTGCTTTCCCGTATTAACCGGAATTTTCTGGTACAACGTGGCCTTGGACCAAGAGAAATGCTTAAAAGTTCGCAAAATCTTTCAGAATACATTCGTCATCTTCTTCTTGAAGAAAATAGATCTGTATGGATGGCACAGCGTGAAGGCCGCACCAAAGACGGAAACGATACCACGCAACAGGGAGTTTTAAAAATGCTCGCCATGGCCAAAGGAGACATGAGTATTGCAGAATATTTTACCAGGATCAAGATAGTGCCTGTGGCGATTTCCTATGAATTTGATCCTACAGATGTTCTAAAAATGCCTGAAATTATGGCAAAAAGAATGGAGACCACTTATACAAAGTCTGCCAATGAAGATTTTAACTCCATAATGCAAGGGGCCCTGGGAAATAAAGGAAGGATTCACATAAAAGCGGGAAATGTACTGGACAGCTCCTGGTTTGAAAAGATTGAAAGTGAACAAACCTCTACCAATGACTTACTAAAGGCAATTGCGGCGGCCATAGATGATAACGTTCATAAGAATTATAAACTTTGGCCGGCAAATTATATTGCCCTGGATCTTTTAAATAATAATGACACCTATTCCTCTCATTATACCCTCAAGGAAAAACGGCAGTTTGAAAGGCGCCTTTCCCGCAGGATCGATGTGAAAAACGCCCTTGAAGTAAATAGTTATCTTTTAATGTATGCCAATCCGGTAATAAACCTGGAGGTCCTTAATGAAAACAAGATCTAA